The sequence GGCGTGGATGGCGTTCTGAACCAGGACGATCGGCCGGCCCGCCTTGTGGATCGCCGCCGGATCGAACACCCCGTCCTTGGAGACGACGAGGATGAACAGGTCGCGTCCCTCGCCGCTCCTGCCGAAGGTCTCCAGGCGGACCTGTCCGGGGGCCGCGGCCTGCAGCCGGCGCGCGTAGGCGATCGTTTCCGCGTCGCGCGGCGTCGTCGCGTAGTCGCTGATCTCCGCCGGCGTGTGCCAGTCGCCCGCAGGAGCCGTCTTCTTCGGCTGGGACTGGATCGGGCCCGCGGCCAGGAGTGCCATGGCGCAGACCGCCGCGAGCGCGTTCCGCCCGCCCGGACCGCTAGCCATAGGTCACCCCCGGGTGCAGGAGACGGTACAGGACCTCGAACGCGGGATGATAGAAGACATCCATGACCTGCCAGGCGATCATCAGGCCGACCAGGGACATCATCGGGTTGCGTCTCAGGCCCTCGATGAGACTCCCGTACCTGTCTGGCAGCAGGCCCTGCAGGATGCCGGCGCCGTCCAGCGGCGGCAGCGGCAGGAGGTTGAACAGGCAGAGCAGGACGTTCAGGCTCAGGGCCACCGACAGCAGAAACGCCAGCGGGTACAGAATCGACTCAGCCGGCGTTCCGACCCTCGGCTCGACCAGCCGCTGGAAATTGATCTGCTCGGGCGGCACCAACACCCCCGACGCCAGGAGCGTCTTCAGCGCGACGAAGGCGAGTGTCGCGATCAGCAGATTTCCAGCCGGGCCCGCCGCGGACATCGCCGCCAGGCGCTTCGGGTGCTGCCGGCCCCATTCCGGGTCGTACGGCGTCGAGGCCCAGCCCATCATCCAGCCGGACGTGATGAAGGTGAGGAGCGGAACGACCATGGTGCCCACCGGCTCGCGCCGGATGTGCGGCCACGGGTTGAGCGTCACCTGACCGCCGTGATAGGCCGTGCTGTCCCCCCCCAGCCAGGCGACGAGGCCGTGGCAGGCCTCGTGCACCGTCAGCGTGAACAGGAAGACGACGAACCAGACGATGAACTCCCCGACGTTCGGCAGCGCATCCACCGGCGTATTCTACAGCCCCTCTTCGTTCAGCGCAGGTCGAGAAGCGCGCACAGGATATGGGCCTGGTAGAGCGCGTCGTAGTCCGCGCGGTGCGCCTGCCTCAGGTCCTGCCGCGGCACGGACGGCAGCAGCGCCTCGAGGTTCTCCTTGCTCGTCTCGAACCAGCCGATGCGCAGACGGCCCATCGCCAGCGATTTGATGTCGAGCGCCTTGTAGCCGAACGGGTTGGGAATCTTGAACAGGGTGAAATAGTAGCTGATGTAGGACCAGTCGAAGGCGGCGTTGTGACCGACGAAGACGGCGCGCGCCTGACCCGGACCGCGCCTGGTCTCGACGAATTCGCGCAGGTCGCGCATCGCCCTGGACGCTTCCGCCCCCTGCTCCTCCAGGTGTTTGCGCGAAATGCCGTGGACCGCCATCGCCTCCTTCTCGAAGGCCCCGCCGATCGGCTTCAGCTCGACGTAGAAGCGATCCGTGTCTGGGCGGTGGGAGCCGCCCGTGAGGGTCACCGGCACGGCGCCGATCGACACGAGGTTGTACAGCCCTGGGACCGGTCCGGACGCCTCGACGTCCACGCTGAAGTAGACGATCTCCGGCCCGCTCCCGCCCGCCATCATCCCCTACGGTCCGAATCCCGGCGGCGCTTCCGACGCTTCGATCGTCAGCGCCCGGCCGTCCGCCACGTTCTGCGCCACCAGGACGATGGCGCGGTCCACGACCTGGAAGGTGACGGCGACCCGCGTCGATCGCCTGGGACCGGGAGGAAGGTCCGGGATGCGCACCCAGCCGAGCGAGCGATTCTGCGCCAGAGTGCCGGAGCGCCCGCGCAGGACGTGCAGCCGGATCTCCTTCTGGTCGTCGGCCCCCGTGCCGAACGTGACCGTCCGAGCGTAGCGGACCGGCGTCCCCCTCGCCAGGACCACCTGGAACTTGCCGCGCGGGGTCTCGATCCCGAGCCCCTCGCCCAGCGTCTCGTCGGGGGCGACGATCGGCGATTCCTGTTCGACGACGTAGAGGGCCGGGGTCTGCGGGACGGCGGGATACGCGGTGGAGGTCCCGGGCGCCGGTGCGGGGCCCGGAGAGGGGGCCGGCCTGCCCAGCGGCGTCGTCCACTCCCCCCACAGCTCGGACGGGTGGGCCGTCCGGAGCGGGCTCTGCGGCAGGACCACGGCCGCCATCGCGACGATCGCCACGACCAGGACGAGGAGCCCCGCCGCCCAGGGGGCGTATCTCACTTGATCCTCTTGATGATGTGCCAGCCGTACGGGCTGCGCGTCGCGTCGAGCTCGCACATGCCGATGCCTCCCGGCGCCAGGGAGAAAGACAGGTCGCCGAAGCAGGGGACCATTCCCTGCCTCGGGTACTCGTCGCGTCCCTGGGGACGCATCCCCCGGTTGAACATCGCGTAGATCCCGGGGTGCTGGTCGTCGGTATACTGCTTCACCAGCGCGTCGAAGTCCTCTCCCTTGCGCGCCCGCTCCAGGAGCTGCCCGGCCAGCTCGCGCGCCTCGCTCTCCGTCCGCGCACTCTTCTTGCCCGGGATCTTGTCCCCGAACGACACCAGGATGTGCTGCACCACCACCCGGTCCGGCTCGGGCGTCTTGGGGGCCGGTGAGGGTGAGGGCTCTGCAGAGGGGGACGGTGCCGGCGTGGGCGCCGGACTCGCCGTCGGCGCGGGCTGGGGCGATGCGGCGAGGTGCGCCATCGCCGCGCAGACCAGGATCAGGATCGTCGCAGGGGCTCGCATGCGCCGGTCATTTTAGAGTAGAACGCGGTCGCGTGGCGACCGGGGCCGGTTTTTCCGCCTTGAATTGGCCCTATAATAGGGCCATGTTATCCCCGGCAGGAGAACCTTGATGGAATCCATGGGCGACGAGGAAGTCAAGACCCGTATCCAGAAGATCCTGGACGAGATGATCAACCCGGCCGTGGCGTCGCACGGCGGCTGGGTCGAGCTCCTGGACGTCAAGGCGAACATCGCCTACCTGAAGCTCGGCGGCGGCTGCCAGGGATGCGGCATGGTCAACGTCACCCTGAAGCAGGGAATCGAGACGACGCTCAAGGAAGAGATCCCGCAGCTCGTCGGCGTCATCGACCAGACCGACCACGCCGGTGGATCCAACCCCTACTACCAGCCCGCGAAGTAGGCCGCCCGTGCTGCGCGCCCGGGGCGCGGTCGTCCTCCTCTCGACCTACGAGATGGGGCGCCAGCCGCTGTCGCTCGCGTCTCCTCTGGCGCTTCTGGAAGACGCCGGCTTCTCCCCCACCGTCATCGACCTCGCCGTGGAGCGCCTCGACCCGGAGGCGATCGCAGCCGCCCGCCTGGCCGCGATCGCCGTTCCGATGCACACCGCCCTGCGTCTGGGTGTGCAGGCGCTCGAGCGCATCCGCGCCATCAGTCCCGGCTGCCGCGTCCTCCTGTACGGGCTGTACGCGACGCTCAACGCCGAGGCGCTGTTCGACCGCGGCGCCGACTTCATCATCGGGGGGGAGTGCGAGGAGCCGCTGGTTCGCCTCGCGACCGACCTGGACCGCGGGGGATCGGGGAGGGGGATCGACGGGGTCAACGTCGCGCCGGCCGCCGCCGGAGCGGGCCCCCCGGCGGCTCCGTGGCTGCGCCGGATCGAGTTTGCGGTCCCGCGGCGCGCCTCGCTGCCGCCGCTGGACCGTTACGCTCTCCTTCTGCACGACGGCGCGACCCGCCTCGCCGGCCAGACCGAGGCGAGCCGCGGCTGCCTGCACTTCTGCCGGCATTGTCCGATCCCGCCGGTGTACGGCGGCCGCTTCTTCGTCGTGCCGCGCGAGGTGGTGCTGGCCGACATCCGCAACCAGGTCTCCGCCGGCGCCACGCATCTGACCTTCGGCGATCCGGACTTCCTGAACGGCCCCGGCCACTCCCTCGCGATCCTGCGGGCGGCGCGCGCCGAGTTTCCGGCGCTGACGTTCGACTTCACGGCCAAGATCGAGCACCTCCTGAAGCATCGCGACCTGCTGCCGGAGATGGCCCGCCTCGGCTGCCTGTTCGTCGTTTCGGCGGTCGAGTCGATCGACGACCGCGTGCTGGCGATCCTGGACAAGGGACACACCCGCGCCGACGTCGAGGAGGCGATCGAACTGACCCGGAGCGCCGGTCTGACGCTGCGGCCGTCGCTCGTGCCGTTCACCCCCTGGACCGGTCTCGACGATTACCTGGGCCTCCTGGCGTTCATCGAGCGCCACGATCTCGTCGATCACCTCGACCCGGTGCAGCTCGTGATCCGGCTCCTCCTCCCCCCCGGATCGCTGCTCCTGAATCACAAGGAGATGCGGCCCCACCTCGGTGGGCTCGACTC is a genomic window of Candidatus Dormiibacterota bacterium containing:
- a CDS encoding site-2 protease family protein; amino-acid sequence: MDALPNVGEFIVWFVVFLFTLTVHEACHGLVAWLGGDSTAYHGGQVTLNPWPHIRREPVGTMVVPLLTFITSGWMMGWASTPYDPEWGRQHPKRLAAMSAAGPAGNLLIATLAFVALKTLLASGVLVPPEQINFQRLVEPRVGTPAESILYPLAFLLSVALSLNVLLCLFNLLPLPPLDGAGILQGLLPDRYGSLIEGLRRNPMMSLVGLMIAWQVMDVFYHPAFEVLYRLLHPGVTYG
- a CDS encoding 3'-5' exonuclease, with product MAGGSGPEIVYFSVDVEASGPVPGLYNLVSIGAVPVTLTGGSHRPDTDRFYVELKPIGGAFEKEAMAVHGISRKHLEEQGAEASRAMRDLREFVETRRGPGQARAVFVGHNAAFDWSYISYYFTLFKIPNPFGYKALDIKSLAMGRLRIGWFETSKENLEALLPSVPRQDLRQAHRADYDALYQAHILCALLDLR
- a CDS encoding Hsp70 family protein; this encodes MRYAPWAAGLLVLVVAIVAMAAVVLPQSPLRTAHPSELWGEWTTPLGRPAPSPGPAPAPGTSTAYPAVPQTPALYVVEQESPIVAPDETLGEGLGIETPRGKFQVVLARGTPVRYARTVTFGTGADDQKEIRLHVLRGRSGTLAQNRSLGWVRIPDLPPGPRRSTRVAVTFQVVDRAIVLVAQNVADGRALTIEASEAPPGFGP
- a CDS encoding peptidylprolyl isomerase; this translates as MRAPATILILVCAAMAHLAASPQPAPTASPAPTPAPSPSAEPSPSPAPKTPEPDRVVVQHILVSFGDKIPGKKSARTESEARELAGQLLERARKGEDFDALVKQYTDDQHPGIYAMFNRGMRPQGRDEYPRQGMVPCFGDLSFSLAPGGIGMCELDATRSPYGWHIIKRIK
- a CDS encoding NifU family protein; this encodes MESMGDEEVKTRIQKILDEMINPAVASHGGWVELLDVKANIAYLKLGGGCQGCGMVNVTLKQGIETTLKEEIPQLVGVIDQTDHAGGSNPYYQPAK
- a CDS encoding CUAEP/CCAEP-tail radical SAM protein; the protein is MRARGAVVLLSTYEMGRQPLSLASPLALLEDAGFSPTVIDLAVERLDPEAIAAARLAAIAVPMHTALRLGVQALERIRAISPGCRVLLYGLYATLNAEALFDRGADFIIGGECEEPLVRLATDLDRGGSGRGIDGVNVAPAAAGAGPPAAPWLRRIEFAVPRRASLPPLDRYALLLHDGATRLAGQTEASRGCLHFCRHCPIPPVYGGRFFVVPREVVLADIRNQVSAGATHLTFGDPDFLNGPGHSLAILRAARAEFPALTFDFTAKIEHLLKHRDLLPEMARLGCLFVVSAVESIDDRVLAILDKGHTRADVEEAIELTRSAGLTLRPSLVPFTPWTGLDDYLGLLAFIERHDLVDHLDPVQLVIRLLLPPGSLLLNHKEMRPHLGGLDSGRFTYDWRHPDPRMDLLHRELSVLVEKAALDGEDPRLTFDRIVARAAARPLGTRSPIVHDKGRPPRLTEPWFC